The sequence TTGAAAAAGATTTAGAAATAAAATATGGAATAACTCCTGAAATAGTTATACAGGAACTAAAAAAATCAGATATGCTTCTTATAGAAAAAGAAGAAAAATTTACAGAAGATTTAATAGTTTTAATGAAAAGATTTTTCAAACCAATTATAGTTGTTAGGGATAAACCTTTAAAACTAGATAAAATATCTATAGCTAATGATGATGGAACTAAAGTTAATAAAAGTTTTCAAAGATTTTCAAATATATTTGATATAAAGGAAGTAAGGTCTTTAAAGTTGAAGGAAACTTCTTCTGATGAAGAAGAAAATTATTTAGAAACATTTATTCTAAACAAGGGATTAAAACTAACTTCTAAACAATTTGAAAAAGAGAATATAGAAGAATTTATAAAAGAATGTAACAAAGCGGATATATTAGTAATGGGAAACTTAAGTAATTCTTATTTGTTTGAAAAGATTACTAAAAAAATAGGAATAAAAATTATGGAATCAGTAGAAACTACTTTATTTATAGCTTAAAGGATAGAATAATTATGAAAATATTAGTTATGTCAGACAGTCATGGAAATTTTCAAAATTTTTATAATGCTTGTATTAAAGAATCTCCGGAAATTGTACTTTTTTTAGGAGATTTAACAAAAGATGCTTATGAAATAGAAAGTATATTTCAAGATATCAAGTTCTATATAGTTAGAGGAAATTGTGATTATGATGATTTTAAGTCTGATGATGAAAAAAATATTGAAATAAAAGGAGTTAAAATATTTTTAACTCATGGGCATATATATCAAGTTAAAAGAAATTATAAATCAATATCTGCTAAGCTAAAATATGCAGATATTGTTCTTTTTGGACATACTCATGCTAAATATCTAGAACGATTAGAAAATAAAATATTGTTTAATCCAGGAGCTCTTATTTTAGGGGAATATGGATTAATTGAAATAGAAAATAATAAACAAATAAAAATTAAACATAAAAATTTAGGTTAGTCTTATGTGGGAGGAAAGAATGAAAGAAAAGTTATCTTTGCTTAGTAAACAAGCAAAAGAAGAAATTTTTAATTTGAAAGAGCTTCAGGAATTAGAAAATTTTAGAGTTAAATATTTAGGTAAAAAAGGACAGTTAACAGAAATTTCTAAAGGAATGAAGAATTTAACAAAGGAAGAGAAACCAGTTATAGGTCAAGCTTTAAATATAGTAAGACAAGAAATAACAACTTTAATTGAAACTAAAAAAGTTGAAATTATGGAAATGCTAACAGAAAAAAAATTAAAAGAAGAGGTAATAGATATAACTTTATCTGGTAAAAAAGTTGAAGCAGGAAGTATTCATCCTTTAACAGAAACAGCTAATTTTTTAAAAAAAATATCTATGGAAATGGGATTCGATGTTGCAGATGGACCAGAAGTTGAATTGGTTTCATATAATTTTGATGCTTTAAATATTCCAAAAACGCATCCATCAAGAGATTTAACAGATACTTTTTATATATCTAAAGATGTTGTTTTAAGAACTCAAACATCTCCAGTTCAGATAAGATATATGTTAGAAAAAAAGCCACCTTTTAGAATGGTTTGTGTTGGGAAAGTATATAGACCAGATTATGATGTTTCTCACACTCCAATGTTTCATCAAATGGAGGGACTAATGGTGGGAAAAGATATTTCTTTTGCTAACTTAAAAGCAATCTTAACAGAATTTGTAAATAAAGTTTTCGGAGAAACAAAAGTTAGGTTTAGACCTCATTTTTTTCCGTTTACAGAGCCAAGCGCAGAAATGGATGTAGAATGTGTTATTTGTAAAGGAAAAGGATGTAGAGTTTGTAAAGGTAGTGGTTGGCTAGAAATTATGGGCTGTGGGATGGTAGACCCTTCAGTATTAGAAGGAGTTGGATATAATCCAGAAGAAGTTTCAGGGTTTGCATTTGGAATGGGTATAGAAAGAATAACTATGCTTAGACATGGAATAGATGATTTAAGAGCATTCTTTGAAAATGATATGAGATTTTTAAAACAATTTAAGTAGGAGAGTGGATAGGTAATGTTAATTTCGTTAGAATGGCTTAAACAATATGTAGATATAAAAGAAAATATAAATGAGTTAGAAAATGCTTTAACGATGATAGGTCAAGAAGTGGAAGCGATAAATATACAAGGTGAAGATTTGGATAATGTTGTGATAGGCCACATAGTTGAATATGGTAGGCATCCTGAAGCAGATAAATTATCTTTATTAAAAGTTGATGTTGGAGAGGAAGAAAATCTTCAAATAATTTGTGGAGCTTCTAATCATAAATTAGGAGATAAAGTTGTAATTGCAAAAATTGGTGCAGTTTTACCAGGAAATTTTAAAATAAAGAAAAGTAAAATAAGAGGAATAGAATCACAAGGAATGTGTTGTTCAGATGAAGAGCTGGGCTTAGGAAAAGACTCTTCAGGAATAATAATATTACCAGAGAATGCTCCAATAGGTGAGGAATATAGACAATATGCGGGATTAAATGATGTTGTTTTTGAATTAGAAATAACTCCAAATAGACCAGATTGCTTATCTCATATAGGAATAGCAAGAGAGATAGCAGCTTATTATGGAAGAAAAGTAAAGTATCCTCATGCAGAAGTATTTGAATCTTTAGATGATATTGAAAATAATATAAAGATTGATATAGAAGATAAAGAAAGATGTAAAAGGTATGCAGGAAGAGTAATTAGAGGAATTAAGGTAAAAGAATCTCCAGAGTGGTTAAAGAAAAGAATAACTTCAATGGGATTAAATCCAGTTAATAATATAGTAGATATTACAAATTTTGTAATGTTTGAATATAACCAACCAATACATACTTATGATTTAAGTAAGTTAGAGGGGAATAATATAATAGTAAGAAAAGGTAAAGAAGGAGAAAAATTAGTAACTTTAATGGATCAGGAAGTTGAATTAAATGGAGAATTAGTTATAGCTGATGCTCAAAAGCCAATTGGTTTAGCAGGAGTTATAGGAGGAGCTAATACTTGTATAAAGGAAGAGACTACAGATTTATTTTTAGAAGTAGCTTATTTTGAACCAGATGATATTAGAAAAAATTCTAAAAAATTAGGAATATTTACGGATGCTTCGTATAGATTTGAAAGAGGCTTAGATATTGATAATATAGAAGAAGTTTTAGAAAGAGCAACATATTTAATTGAAGAGCTTGCAGGAGCAAAAATTATAGGAAAAGCAAAAGATTGTTATTTAGAAAAGGCAACAAGAAAAGAAATTCCTTTAGACATGAATAAATTGAAGAAGTTTATGGGGAAAGAGATAGAAGCTCAAGACGGAATTAAAATTTTAACAAACTTAGGTTTAGAAGTTAAAACTTCTTTAGGGGAAGGTGCGGTAGTAGTTGTTCCTCCTTTATATAGACAAGATTTATCGAGACCTGCAGATTTATATGAAGAAGTTATACGTATGTATGGATTTGAAAATATTGAAAATAAAATGCCAATAGAAGATATAACTGCAGGTAAGAAAGATCAAACAATTTCTTTAATGGATGAAACTAAAGAAATGTTGGCTAAAATAGGATTACAAGAAGTTATAAACTATAGTTTTATTCCAAAGGAAGTTAATAATATTTTTGAAATAAATAAAAATGAATTAATGATATTAAATCCAATAGTTGAAACAATGTCTATGATGAGACCATTTTTAGCTTATAGTATTTTATCTAATATAAAAGAAAATTTAAATAGGAATCAAAATTCAATAAAAATATTTGAAGTATCTAAAGTTTTTGAAAAGACAGAAGATCTATTGGCTAAAGAAGAAGTTCACATGGCCATTGGAATTTCAGGAAGAGAAGAAAGAGATCTTTGGAATTCAAAACCAGAATCATACGACTTCTATACATTAAAAGGATATGTAGAAGAGTTTATGAAACAAGTTGGAGTTAAGAATTATAAAGTTGAAAGGACGGATAATAAAAATTATCATCCTGGAAGAGCTGCAGATATTAAAATAGGAAAAGTTTTAGTAGGAACTTTTGGAGAGATACATCCAAAAGTATCTGAAAAATTAGAAATAGAAAGAGAAAGAGCTTATATTGCTGAAATTAATTTATCTTTATTAGAAAGATATATGAAAAAGAAAAGTAAATATGAAAAAGTAGTTAAATATCCGGAAGTAAGTAGAGATTTAGCAATTGTTTTAGAGGAAAATATATTAGTAGGAGAAATGATAACAGCGATTGAAAAAAGTTCATCTTATATAGAAAGTGTTAATCTATTCGACATTTATAAAGGCGAACATATAGAAAAAGGGAAGAAATCAGTTGCTATAGGAATAATATTAAGAAAAAAAGAAGGAACTTTATCAGAAGAAGAAATATTAAAAGTTCAAGAGAAAGTTTTATCGTTAATTGAGAAAAAATTTAAAGGAGAGATAAGAAAATAAATAAAAAGTAAGGAGGGGTAAAATGGATTCGTTAAAAGAGTTATTCAAAATTGGAAATGGACCTTCTAGTTCGCATACTATGGGACCAGAAAGAGCTGCAAGAAAATTTAAAAAAGAGGTTAGTAATGCAGAAAAATACAAGGTGGAGCTCT comes from Fusobacterium sp. JB019 and encodes:
- the pheS gene encoding phenylalanine--tRNA ligase subunit alpha codes for the protein MKEKLSLLSKQAKEEIFNLKELQELENFRVKYLGKKGQLTEISKGMKNLTKEEKPVIGQALNIVRQEITTLIETKKVEIMEMLTEKKLKEEVIDITLSGKKVEAGSIHPLTETANFLKKISMEMGFDVADGPEVELVSYNFDALNIPKTHPSRDLTDTFYISKDVVLRTQTSPVQIRYMLEKKPPFRMVCVGKVYRPDYDVSHTPMFHQMEGLMVGKDISFANLKAILTEFVNKVFGETKVRFRPHFFPFTEPSAEMDVECVICKGKGCRVCKGSGWLEIMGCGMVDPSVLEGVGYNPEEVSGFAFGMGIERITMLRHGIDDLRAFFENDMRFLKQFK
- a CDS encoding YfcE family phosphodiesterase; translation: MKILVMSDSHGNFQNFYNACIKESPEIVLFLGDLTKDAYEIESIFQDIKFYIVRGNCDYDDFKSDDEKNIEIKGVKIFLTHGHIYQVKRNYKSISAKLKYADIVLFGHTHAKYLERLENKILFNPGALILGEYGLIEIENNKQIKIKHKNLG
- the pheT gene encoding phenylalanine--tRNA ligase subunit beta; translated protein: MLISLEWLKQYVDIKENINELENALTMIGQEVEAINIQGEDLDNVVIGHIVEYGRHPEADKLSLLKVDVGEEENLQIICGASNHKLGDKVVIAKIGAVLPGNFKIKKSKIRGIESQGMCCSDEELGLGKDSSGIIILPENAPIGEEYRQYAGLNDVVFELEITPNRPDCLSHIGIAREIAAYYGRKVKYPHAEVFESLDDIENNIKIDIEDKERCKRYAGRVIRGIKVKESPEWLKKRITSMGLNPVNNIVDITNFVMFEYNQPIHTYDLSKLEGNNIIVRKGKEGEKLVTLMDQEVELNGELVIADAQKPIGLAGVIGGANTCIKEETTDLFLEVAYFEPDDIRKNSKKLGIFTDASYRFERGLDIDNIEEVLERATYLIEELAGAKIIGKAKDCYLEKATRKEIPLDMNKLKKFMGKEIEAQDGIKILTNLGLEVKTSLGEGAVVVVPPLYRQDLSRPADLYEEVIRMYGFENIENKMPIEDITAGKKDQTISLMDETKEMLAKIGLQEVINYSFIPKEVNNIFEINKNELMILNPIVETMSMMRPFLAYSILSNIKENLNRNQNSIKIFEVSKVFEKTEDLLAKEEVHMAIGISGREERDLWNSKPESYDFYTLKGYVEEFMKQVGVKNYKVERTDNKNYHPGRAADIKIGKVLVGTFGEIHPKVSEKLEIERERAYIAEINLSLLERYMKKKSKYEKVVKYPEVSRDLAIVLEENILVGEMITAIEKSSSYIESVNLFDIYKGEHIEKGKKSVAIGIILRKKEGTLSEEEILKVQEKVLSLIEKKFKGEIRK